One Panicum virgatum strain AP13 chromosome 3N, P.virgatum_v5, whole genome shotgun sequence DNA segment encodes these proteins:
- the LOC120667396 gene encoding uncharacterized protein LOC120667396 isoform X1 produces MPSLDHAIAEEADPAAVAQSPPARRSPAASVHSARMNKPWSQGKRRGGGLSRVLREQKARLYIIRRCVVMLLCYHD; encoded by the coding sequence ATGCCCTCGCTTGACCACGCCATTGCAGAAGAAGCAGATCCAGCAGCAGTGGCGCAGAGCCCTCCAGCTCGCAGGTCCCCAGCAGCCTCTGTTCACTCGGCCAGGATGAACAAGCCATGGAGCCAGGGGAAGCGCAGGGGAGGAGGACTCAGCAGGGTGCTGAGGGAGCAGAAGGCCAGGCTCTACATCATCCGGCGATGCGTCGTCATGCTCCTCTGCTACCATGACTGA